TTCGGCGCTCGCCTTTCAAGTGCTGGTCCCGCGAAGGGTAATGACCTGCGGCGGAGGGACCTAGGCCAAGGTAGAAGCGGTTGGTCCAATAAGCGAGGTTGTGCCGCGACTCTGTCCCTGGCTTCGCGTAATTGCTGATTTCGTAGCGCTCGAATCCTAGCTCGCCGAGAAGGGTTGCCGTTCGCTCGAATCCCAGTTGCTCGTCGTCTTCGGAGACCGTGACGCCGCGCCGATCGAATTCCGTCCCGGGCTCGATGGTGAGGGTGTAAGCGCTGACGTGCTCGACGCCGAGCGCGACGAGCTCGCGGACGTCGGAATCGAGCGGTTGGCCGGGTACGGCCGTAATGAGGTCGCCCGAGACGCGAAAGCGGTGGCCGAGCAAGGTTCGAACGGCTTGGCGGGCGCTCGCGGCGTCGTGCTGTCGGCCCAGGAACTTGAGGGTCGCGTCGTCGAGACTTTGCACCCCGACAGACGCTCGATCGAAGCCGAGCGAGCGCCAATGGCGGGCGCGCGCGTCCGAGACGGTGCCCGGATTCACCTCCAAGGTGTTCTCGACACGGCCCCATCCCAGATGCTCGCGGACGCTGGAAACCAGTTCTTCCAACTCGCCGTCTCTCAGGAAGGACGGTGTTCCGCCGCCGAGGTAAACGGTATCCAGATCTACTTCGTACCGCTCGGCCAGCGTTCGGGCTTCCTCGCGAGCTCGCTTCAAATAAGCTTCCACTTGGCCCGCTGAGCGGGTTAGGACGTGAAAGTCGCAGTACGGGCAGATGCTCGGACAGAAGGGAACATGAATGTACAGGTGACGAACGACGGTCATACGTAGGTGAGGCTGTGCGGCGTTTGCGCCCACCACGTGTGCAGAACGCGGTGCAAGTCACTCGCGGTCGAGGACATTACGGGAACGCCGGCGCTGGTACAAGCGCTGGCGAGCGAACACGCGCCTTCCGGTGCGTCCAGCGTCAAAGCCGCCGTCCACGCCGGGAACACTCCACCTTCGTGGTAAGAGACGCCGCCGAGATCGACTTGCCGTGACGAGACTTCCACCGCTGGCCCACCTCGTAGGGTCGCTCCGACCACCACGGTCCCTTTGGGCTGCAAATCGTCGAGGGCGGCGAGAAGAGGAGTCACGTCGCTCGTGACGAGCACGTCGACGCGGCCTTTGAAGCGGGCGGCGCTCAGGACTTTCGCCACTTCGCCGAGCTTGTCGCCGCTGCAGACCACGAGCCAGTGATGCCCGCCTGTCGCACCTTGCCACTGCGCTCTCGGGCAGCCGTAAAGGTCCGACCAGACGCGCTCGGGGCCGTTCACGCGAACAACTCCATGAAGGCGCTGAAGGCGCCGCGCGTCTCAGGAGCGTTCTCGTACGTGAGTTCCGGATGCCATTGCACGCACACGAGGCCTTCGCCTTCCAGCGCCTCGACCCAGCCGTCGCGAGAACGCGCGACGACTTTGAGTGACGGCGCGACGGTATCGACGGCTTGGTGATGATGCGAGTTCACGAGAAGGTGGGTCGGGTGATGCCGCGCGAGAATCCCGTCTCCTTCGAAGACGACGTCGTGCGTCAAGGCATCGTACGGTCGACCTTGCGTGTGCCCGTCGAGATGCTGGTGAAGCGTGCCGCCCTCGAGGACGTTCACGAGTTGCAGGCCGCGGCAGATTCCGAGCACGGGCAACCCGCGCGCTCGAGCGGCCAGGTAAAGGGCGGCCTCCACTTCGTCTCGTAGCGTGTCCACGTCACCCAACTGTGGATGCGGCGCTTGACCGTATCGGTCGGGCGCGACATCCACGCCGCCCGTGAGCAGCAGGCCGTCGAGTTGAGCGACGAGGTCGTGGGCTGCTTCGGGCAGAAGCGGAAGCAGCGAGGGAAGGCCGCCAGCACGCCATAAGCTTTGCGCGTACGCGATGGCGGTGCCTTGGTAAGAACGCCCGAGGATGGGGTCGGAAAGGTGAGCGATGCTCATCCCGATGCGAGGCCGAGTCACTGCGAAATAATAGTGCGCCCGCGTGAGGGATGGAAACCGTTCGGCGGAACCGGCTGCCTGACGAGGAGGGCGGGCGCTTCTCCCGCTATCATGCTGATCGTGCGACTTCTGCTCGTGTCGGACATTCACGCCAACCTCGCGGCCTTCGAAGCCGTCCTCGCCGACGCGGATCGGCGTGGCTTCGACGCCGTGTACTGCCTCGGGGACGCGCTGGGGTACGGACCGAGACCTCGAGAGGTGATGCGACTTCTGCAAACTCGCGAAGCGAGCTGCGTGCTGGGCAACCACGACGCTTGGGCTCTGGAGTTCCTGCGCGGCGAAGCGCCCGTGCGCCGCGACGGCGTCGTCGGGCAGGCGTTGAATTGGCAGCTTTCCTGCTTGACGCCGAACGAGTTGGAGTTCTTGGCGCAGTGGCCCGACGGACGCGACGAACGCGTCGACGGCACGGACGTGCGTTTTCGGCACGGCTCGCCGATGTCCTACCTCGAGTACGTCGATTCGCTTGCCAGCGCGAGAGAAGCCTTCGGTCGCTGGGAGGGACGGGTGTGCTGCGTCGGTCATACCCACGTGCCTGGCGTCTACACGACGTTGCAAGGTCCGCCGGGCGACTGGCTGCGGTACCAGTCTCTGACGGCCGGAGGGCGCTTCTCGGTTCCGCCGAATGCTCGTGTCATCTTGAACCCCGGGTCGGTGGGGCAACCGCGCGACGGCGACGCTCGCGCGAGTTACGGCTTGCTGGATGTCACACGAGGAATCTTCGAGGTCGTGCGCGTTTCGTATGACATTGCCCGGACGCAGGTGGAGGTGCGTGCCGCGCGCTTGCCCGACGTGCTGGCCGCCCGTTTGGAGGTGGGCCGGTAACCGTGGGCACTGCCGACTTCGGCTTGATCGGTCACGCGGAGGTGTTGAACGCCGTTCGTTCGTTTCGCGGACACGCGTTGCTGCTCGTTGGCCCGGCCCGAGTCGGCAAGCGAATGTTGGCTCGCGTGATGGCCGCCTTGTTCAACTGCACGGCGAGCGACGC
This window of the Deinococcus yavapaiensis KR-236 genome carries:
- the hemW gene encoding radical SAM family heme chaperone HemW; translated protein: MTVVRHLYIHVPFCPSICPYCDFHVLTRSAGQVEAYLKRAREEARTLAERYEVDLDTVYLGGGTPSFLRDGELEELVSSVREHLGWGRVENTLEVNPGTVSDARARHWRSLGFDRASVGVQSLDDATLKFLGRQHDAASARQAVRTLLGHRFRVSGDLITAVPGQPLDSDVRELVALGVEHVSAYTLTIEPGTEFDRRGVTVSEDDEQLGFERTATLLGELGFERYEISNYAKPGTESRHNLAYWTNRFYLGLGPSAAGHYPSRDQHLKGERRTNPTLPGWLAGELGDIDPITPEEFVTDALFMGLRLTAGVDLDDLSLRADLDVRARYASTLDLLARKGWLEQSGPDLRTTAAGRWVLNDVIRTFLTN
- a CDS encoding gamma-glutamyl-gamma-aminobutyrate hydrolase family protein: MTRPRIGMSIAHLSDPILGRSYQGTAIAYAQSLWRAGGLPSLLPLLPEAAHDLVAQLDGLLLTGGVDVAPDRYGQAPHPQLGDVDTLRDEVEAALYLAARARGLPVLGICRGLQLVNVLEGGTLHQHLDGHTQGRPYDALTHDVVFEGDGILARHHPTHLLVNSHHHQAVDTVAPSLKVVARSRDGWVEALEGEGLVCVQWHPELTYENAPETRGAFSAFMELFA
- a CDS encoding metallophosphoesterase family protein, which encodes MLIVRLLLVSDIHANLAAFEAVLADADRRGFDAVYCLGDALGYGPRPREVMRLLQTREASCVLGNHDAWALEFLRGEAPVRRDGVVGQALNWQLSCLTPNELEFLAQWPDGRDERVDGTDVRFRHGSPMSYLEYVDSLASAREAFGRWEGRVCCVGHTHVPGVYTTLQGPPGDWLRYQSLTAGGRFSVPPNARVILNPGSVGQPRDGDARASYGLLDVTRGIFEVVRVSYDIARTQVEVRAARLPDVLAARLEVGR